From a single Coturnix japonica isolate 7356 chromosome 18, Coturnix japonica 2.1, whole genome shotgun sequence genomic region:
- the ARHGAP44 gene encoding rho GTPase-activating protein 44 isoform X3, with product MKKQFNRMRQLANQTVGRAEKTEVLSEDLLQVEKRLELVKQVSHSTHKKLTACLQGQQGVDADKRSKKLPLTTLAQCLTEGSAVLGDDSLLGKMLRLCGEAEDKLAQELIQFELQVERDVIEPLFMLAEVEIPNIQKQRKHLAKLVLDMDSSRTRWQQSAKSSGLSSNLQPSGAKADALREEMEEAANRVEICRDQLSADMYSFVAKEIDYANYFQTLIEVQAEYHRKSLALLQNVLPQIKAQQEAWMEKPSFGKPLEEHLSVSGREIAFPVEACVTMLLECGMQEEGLFRVAPSASKLKKLKAALDCCVVDVQEYSADPHAIAGALKSYLRELPEPLMTFELYEEWIQASNIPEQEKRLQALWNACEKLPKANYNNIRYLIKFLAKLTEYQDMNKMTPSNVAIVLGPNLLWPQAEGNITEMMTTVSLQIVGIIEPLIQHADWFFPGDIEFNITGNYGSPMHVNHNANYSSMPSPDMDHADRKQHDQARRPLSVATDNMMLEFYKKDGLRKIQSMGVRVMDTSWVARRGTSGARKTPATPPATQPPAPPAELPATPHSPIPEQVPDVSASPSSPATSFGFPPTAERASTLKPKELSPISTAQKGGGQQPMGTPPSPAEQSPRAPRKASKKLAPIPPKAPSSGGASEPPAGQPSPGSLSPTPPGTPAPYGLAYPQGYCLASGLLHFELPSIHLGGVEAALRRDPLDAAQRVQLKGPAEEEEDSESTAL from the exons ATGAAGAAGCAATTCAACCGCATGCGCCAGCTCGCCAACCAGACCGTGGGCAG GGCTGAGAAGACAGAGGTGCTGAGCGAAGATCTCCTGCAG GTGGAGAAGCGTCTGGAACTGGTGAAGCAGGTCTCCCACAGCACCCACAAGAAGCTGACAGCATGTCTGCAGGGCCAGCAGGGTGTGGATGCCGACAAGCGCTCG AAGAAGCTGCCGCTGACAACACTGGCACAGTGTCTGACAGagggctcagctgtgctgggtgaTGACTCCCTGCTGGG GAAGATGCTGCGGCTGTGCGGGGAGGCGGAGGACAAGCTGGCACAGGAGCTCATCCAATTTGAGCTGCAGGTGGAGAGGGACGTCATCGAGCCGCTCTTCATGCTGGCTGAG GTGGAAATCCCAAATATccagaagcagaggaagcacTTAGCAAAGCTGGTGCTGGACATGGACTCCTCAAGGACGAG GTGGCAGCAGTCTGCAAAGTCTTCGGGGCTGTCGAGTAACCTGCAGCCATCGGGTGCCAAAGCTGATGCTCtcagggaggagatggaggaggcAGCAAACAGAGTGGAGATTTGCAGG GACCAGCTCTCGGCTGACATGTACAGCTTCGTGGCCAAAGAAATAGACTATGCAAACTACTTCCAAACG CTGATCGAGGTGCAAGCTGAGTACCACAGGAAGTCACTGGCACTTTTGCAGAATGTGCTGCCTCAGATCAAGGCCCAGCAGG AAGCGTGGATGGAGAAGCCATCCTTTGGGAAGCCGCTGGAGGAGCATCTGTCTGTCAGCGGGCGTGAGATCGCCTTCCCAGTGGAGGCCTGTGTCACCATGCTGCTGGAGTGTGGCATGCAGGAGGAG GGCCTGTTCCGTGTGGCTCCCTCTGCATCCaagctgaagaagctgaaggCTGCCCTGGACTGCTGTGTGGTGGATGTGCAGGAGTACTCGGCCGACCCACATGCTATTGCAG gagcactcAAGTCCTACCTGCGTGAGCTGCCAGAGCCGCTGATGACGTTCGAGCTGTACGAGGAGTGGATCCAGGCCTCCAA CATCCCAgagcaggagaagaggctgcagGCCCTGTGGAACGCCTGCGAGAAGCTGCCCAAGGCCAACTATAACAACATCAG GTACCTGATCAAATTCCTGGCCAAGCTGACCGAGTACCAGGACATGAACAAAATGACACCAAGCAATGTGGCCATCGTGCTGGGTCCCAACCTTCTGTGGCCACAGGCGGAAGG GAATATCACGGAGATGATGACGACCGTCTCTCTGCAGATTGTGGGCATCATTGAGCCGCTCATCCAGCATGCTGACTGGTTCTTCCCTGGAG ACATTGAATTCAACATCACTGGCAATTATGGCAGCCCCATGCATGTGAACCACAACGCCAACTACAGCTCCATGCCCTCCCCAGACATGGACCATGCCGACCGCAAGCAGCACGACCAGGCACGGCGGCCGCTCAGCGTGGCCACGGATAACATGATGCTGGAGTTTTACAAGAAGGATGG CCTTAGGAAAATCCAAAG CATGGGCGTCAGGGTGATGGACACCTCGTGGGTGGCACGTAGAGGCACCTCAGGGGCACGCAAGACACCCGCCACCCCCCCAGCCACGCAGCCCCCCGCACCGCCCGCCGAGCTGCCCGCCACGCCGCACTCTCCCATCCCTGAGCAGGTTCCTGATGTGTCAGCAAGCCCCTCATCTCCTGCCACCAGCTTCGGCTTCCCGCCCACAGCCGAGCGGGCAAG CACACTAAAGCCCAAAGAGCTGTCCCCCATCTCCACGGCGCAGAAGGGCGGCGGGCAGCAGCCCATGGGCACACCACCATCCCCCGCTGAGCAGAGCCCGCGTGCCCCACGCAAAG CCTCCAAGAAGCTGGCGCCCATCCCACCCAAGGCACCTTCCTCGGGGGGCGCATCGGAGCCGCCGGCGGGCCAGCCGTCCCCCGGCAGCCTGTCCCCTACCCCGCCGGGCACCCCCGCTCCCTATGGACTCGCATACCCGCAAGGCTACTGCCTGGCCTCAG GTTTGCTGCACTTCGAGCTGCCGTCCATCCACCTGGGGGGCGTTGAGGCCGCTTTGCGCCGGGACCCGCTGGACGCCGCGCAGAGAGTGCAGCTGAAGGGCCCcgcggaggaggaggaggactcGGAGAGCACGGCCCTATGA